Proteins from a genomic interval of Rosa chinensis cultivar Old Blush chromosome 2, RchiOBHm-V2, whole genome shotgun sequence:
- the LOC112190199 gene encoding LOW QUALITY PROTEIN: homeobox-DDT domain protein RLT2-like (The sequence of the model RefSeq protein was modified relative to this genomic sequence to represent the inferred CDS: inserted 1 base in 1 codon), whose amino-acid sequence METGSEGEKTRAEAQAQEGEIRTKRKMKTRSQLEVLEQAYAAEQYPSESVRAELSAKLDLSDRQLQMWFCHRRLKDRKPTPTTGKRQRKDSPAGTTGVVSEEMAGSEPPPQQLIIEARAVAFVEAQLGEPFREDGPILGLEFDPLPPGAFGSSVGVATVGQQKQSGWPYSANIYEQSNAKPIKGASRTVHEYQFLPEKPTVRTDTYERAAPSHHYGSPTESRHARIPLSTVSSFIHGNEQVPTVYRFQSQMAGLNLLSQQGRAGHLLPSAAEEYGNVHGKNFTNITMDAHFSAHPINQLNNPFIPFARSVAHDEDDVLRLERKHKSEEARIMREVEAHEKRIRKELEKQDILRRKREEQIRKEMERIDRERRKEEERLLREKQREEERYLREQRRELERKEXFLQKESIRAEKMRQKEELRREKEAARLKAANERAIARKNAKESMELIEDECLELMELAASSKELPSMLSLDYETLQNLESFRDMRSTFPPKSVQLKKPFGIQPWIDSEENIGNLLMAWRFLITFVDVLGLWPFTLDEFVQAFHDYDSRLLGEIHISLLRSIIKDIEDVARIPSMGVGANQNCAANPGGGHPQIVEGAYAWGFDIKSWKCNLNPLTWPEILRQFSVSAGFGPQLKKRDVEPAYLHEDNEGNDVKDIISNLRSGVAVKNAFAIMQERGFSNPRKSRHCLTPGTVKFAAFHVLSLEGSKGLNILEVADRIQKSGLRDLTTSKTPEASIAAALSRDSKLFERTAPSTYCVRAPYRKDTSDSEAVLSAARERIQIFNSRIFDVEGADEAERDEESESDAVEDPEFDDLGTEINPKIVAQNSEEARKVSDGISLESGKGSYEVSKAPGDLRNVTEGIPSINSEASIKVEDAGCSLDSVDAAGICNNVANHDQEDTEIDDSNPGEPWVQGLTEGEYSDLSVEERLNALAALIGVAIEGNSIRIVLEERLDAANALKKQMWAVAQVDKRRLKEEHVIKMQYTPFIGNKTEQSLTIPSENRQSPSPTVDEKNIETTVKLSVLQEQMVDPQNEQNYINSFPSVRNLQMQEYSVGPDNHPFQQPGLIADKSHKQLKSYIGHKAEEMYVYRSLPLGQDRRHNRYWQFITSASRNDPGCGRIFVELHDGRWRLIDSEEGFDGLLASLDVRGNRESHLQTMLQKTEIFFKETVRRNKLHSNRGRHIKDTAKTEDVEMPSGYDCSGGTDSPTSSVSVADSDMLESSMTFSIELGKNETEKTGALNRYQDLERWILKESVGSSILCADKNGEKRCPQLLDICNSCRGIFYFEENHCHSCHRTFGKGEIDFSQHVVLCKEKLKLNSDCNLRGSSSSPLRIRLLKVLLALTEVSVPLEALQPLWTDMNRKSWGRKLHSSSTAEDLLQVLASLESAVKIEYLSSNFETTGELLYSSNEKGHVTSNSSSPDSVAVLPWVPLTTAAVALRLMEFDAAISNMLQQKLMMTQKDKESGDFKKLPTRSAVMKSSKNEEISGTPHQSEDSKEGHWEYLGSGLTGSGHGRGRGRTGGRRVPKKAIGLRGNPRKKSRVTAKDKLVQVQVLKWKGRPRGRGGRKRGNRSIRGKETTFNRIIKIGGERTGPKDSVYYKSPDDLVEENWNVGETAAENASGSGRSEYEVENGDASGDEFDHVHVDDYAGGFNGKSDDLLEGGEYNMEGDEDDVDNEVDDDEGEGAQDSDFDGARYINGEWDEEEHIADDGQQDMELGEGTRSSSSDYSD is encoded by the exons ATGGAGACTGGCTCGGAGGGAGAGAAGACGAGAGCTGAGGCTCAGGCTCAGGAAGGGGAGATCAGAACCAAGCGCAAAATGAAGACTCGTTCGCAGTTGGAAGTTCTTGAGCAAGCTTATGCAG cTGAGCAATACCCGTCGGAGTCGGTGAGAGCTGAGCTGTCGGCGAAATTGGATCTTTCCGATAGGCAACTACAGATGTGGTTCTGCCACCGGAGATTGAAGGACCGTAAGCCGACGCCGACGACCGGGAAGCGGCAGAGGAAGGACTCTCCGGCTGGAACGACTGGAGTGGTTTCTGAGGAAATGGCGGGGAGTGAGCCGCCGCCGCAGCAGTTGATAATAGAGGCTCGAGCTGTTGCTTTTGTGGAGGCGCAGCTGGGAGAGCCATTCAGGGAGGACGGGCCGATACTGGGCTTGGAGTTTGATCCGTTGCCACCGGGCGCATTTGGTTCCTCCGTAG GAGTGGCAACTGTTGGGCAGCAGAAGCAATCGGGATGGCCATATTCTGCAAATATATATGAGCAATCTAATGCTAAACCAATTAAG GGTGCTTCAAGGACTGTCCATGAATACCAGTTTCTTCCAGAAAAGCCAACTGTTAGGACAGACACTTATGAAAGGGCTGCCCCATCTCACCACTATGGTTCACCCACTGAATCTCGCCATGCAAGGATTCCATTATCTACTGTGTCCTCGTTCATTCATGGTAATGAACAAGTGCCCACTGTATATCGATTTCAAAGCCAGATGGCTGGGCTAAATCTTTTGTCACAGCAAGGCAGGGCTGGTCACCTCTTGCCATCTGCTGCAGAAGAATATGGCAATGTTCATGGAAAGAACTTCACGAATATTACCATGGATGCTCATTTTAGTGCTCACCCAATTAATCAACTGAACAATCCTTTTATACCATTTGCCAGAAGTGTGGCTCATGACGAGGATGATGTTTTAAGATTGGAAAGGAAGCACAAG AGTGAAGAAGCAAGAATAATGCGGGAAGTTGAAGCCCATGAGAAAAGGATACGTAAAGAGCTTGAAAAACAAGATATCCTGAGACGAAAG AGAGAAGAGCAAATAAGGAAAGAAATGGAGAGGATTGATCGGGAGAGgaggaaggaagaagaaaggctATTGCGTGAAAAgcagagagaggaggagagataCCTAAGGGAGCAAAGGCGTGAACTGGAGCGAAAGG AATTCTTACAGAAGGAGTCAATAAGA GCAGAGAAAATGAGACAAAAAGAAGAATTACGCAGAGAGAAAGAGGCAGCAAGGCTTAAAGCTGCTAATGAGAGAGCTATTGCTCGTAAAAATGCTAAAGAATCAATGGAACTCATTGAGGATGAATGCCTGGAACTCATGGAGTTAGCTGCATCAAGCAAGGAGCTTCCTTCCATGTTGTCTCTTGATTATGAAACCTTGCAAAATCTTGAATCATTTAGAG ATATGCGGAGTACATTCCCACCCAAATCTGTGCAGTTGAAAAAACCTTTTGGTATTCAACCTTGGATAGATTCAGAGGAGAACATTGGCAATCTTCTTATG GCATGGAGATTCTTAATTACTTTTGTGGATGTTCTTGGGCTTTGGCCATTTACTCTCGATGAATTCGTTCAAGCTTTTCATGACTAT GATTCTAGGTTGTTGGGTGAGATACATATTTCACTTCTAAGATCCATCATTAAAGACATTGAAGATGTTGCAAGAATACCCTCTATGGGGGTGGGAGCTAATCAGAACTGCGCTGCAAATCCTGGAGGCGGTCACCCTCAAATTGTAGAAGGG GCATATGCTTGGGGATTTGACATCAAAAGCTGGAAGTGCAACCTAAATCCACTGACATGGCCAGAAATATTGCGGCAATTTTCTGTATCAGCAGGATTTGGACCGCAACTGAAGAAGAGGGATGTTGAACCAGCTTATCTTCATGAGGACAATGAG GGTAATGATGTCAAGGATATAATTTCCAATTTACGCAGTGGAGTAGCTGTAAAAAATGCCTTCGCTATTATGCAAGAAAGGGGTTTTTCTAACCCTCGCAAATCAAGGCATTGCTTGACTCCTGGCACTGTTAAGTTCGCAGCATTTCATGTTCTTTCTCTTGAGGGGAGCAAGGGCCTTAACATATTAGAAGTTGCAGACAGGATTCAG AAATCAGGACTTCGGGATCTCACAACAAGCAAGACACCAGAAGCCTCGATAGCTGCTGCTTTGTCTAGGGACTCAAAACTATTTGAGAGAACTGCACCTTCTACTTACTGTGTACGTGCTCCCTACAGAAAGGACACAAGTGATTCCGAGGCAGTACTTTCGGCAGCCAGAGAAAGAATTCAAATATTCAATAGTAGGATTTTTGATGTTGAAGGAGCTGATGAAGCTGAAAGAGACGAAGAATCTGAAAGTGATGCAGTAGAGGATCCTGAGTTTGATGATTTAGGCACTGAAATAAATCCAAAGATAGTAGCTCAGAATTCTGAAGAAGCAAGAAAAGTCAGTGACGGAATATCTTTGGAAAGTGGAAAAGGAAGTTACGAGGTTAGTAAAGCTCCAGGAGACCTTAGGAATGTCACAGAAGGAATTCCTTCAATCAATTCTGAAGCGTCCATCAAGGTTGAAGACGCTGGTTGTTCCTTGGATTCTGTTGACGCTGCAGGAATCTGCAACAATGTAGCTAATCATGATCAAGAAGATACAGAGATTGATGATAGCAACCCTGGTGAGCCATGGGTTCAAGGACTTACAGAAGGGGAGTACTCTGATCTTAGTGTTGAGGAGCGCCTCAATGCACTTGCTGCATTAATTGGTGTGGCAATAGAAGGAAACTCGATTCGAATTGTTCTCGAG GAACGTTTAGATGCTGCAAATGCTTTAAAGAAGCAAATGTGGGCAGTGGCGCAAGTTGATAAACGGCGTCTAAAAGAAGAACATGTCATCAAAATGCAATATACCCCTTTCATTGGGAACAAGACTGAGCAGAGCCTGACAATTCCTTCAGAAAATAGGCAAAGTCCATCTCCTACCGTTGATGAGAAAAACATTGAGACGACGGTGAAGCTTTCCGTCCTGCAAGAGCAGATGGTTGATCCACAAAATGAGCAAAATTATATCAACAGTTTTCCTTCTGTACGAAACCTCCAAATGCAGGAGTACTCTGTTGGTCCAGACAATCACCCATTTCAGCAACCCGGTCTTATTGCTGATAAGTcgcacaaacaattaaaatcttATATTGGTCACAAAGCAGAGGAGATGTATGTTTATCGATCATTGCCTCTTGGTCAGGATCGTAGGCATAATAGATACTGGCAGTTTATTACATCTGCCTCTCGAAATGATCCTGGTTGTGGCAGGATCTTTGTTGAGCTGCATGACGGTCGTTGGAGGCTTATTGATTCTGAAGAG GGCTTTGATGGTCTTTTGGCATCTTTGGATGTGCGTGGGAATAGGGAATCCCATTTGCAGACAATGTTGCAGAAGACTGAAATATTCTTCAAGGAAACTGTTAGAAGAAACAAGTTGCATTCTAACCGGGGGAGGCATATCAAAGACACTGCTAAAACAGAAGATGTTGAAATGCCTTCTGGTTATGATTGCAGTGGTGGTACGGATAGCCCTACCAGCTCTGTTTCTGTTGCTGACTCCGATATGTTGGAGAGCTCAATGACTTTTTCAATTGAGCTAGGAAAGAACGAAACTGAGAAAACTGGTGCTTTAAACAGATATCAAGATCTGGAGAGGTGGATTTTGAAAGAAAGTGTTGGTTCTTCAATATTATGTGCTGACAAAAATGGGGAAAAAAGGTGTCCCCAGCTACTGGACATCTGCAATTCTTGTCgtggaattttttattttgaagagaATCACTGTCATTCTTGCCATAGAACTTTTGGCAAGGGCGAAATAGATTTTTCACAACATGTGGTACTGTGTAAAGAGAAACTGAAGTTGAATTCTGATTGTAATTTACGTGGCTCGAGTTCTTCTCCCCTTAGGATCAGGTTGCTGAAGGTGCTATTAGCTTTGACTGAG GTTTCTGTTCCATTAGAAGCTCTTCAACCTCTTTGGACCGACATGAACCGTAAATCTTGGGGTAGAAAGTTACATTCCTCGTCAACAGCTGAAGACCTTCTCCAG gTTCTGGCATCGTTGGAGAGTGCTGTAAAGATAGAATATTTATCTTCAAACTTTGAGACTACCGGTGAGCTGCTATATTCCTCAAATGAAAAAGGACATGTTACtagcaattcttcttctcctgaTAGCGTTGCTGTGCTTCCATGGGTACCACTTACAACAGCTGCTGTGGCTCTTAGGCTCATGGAGTTTGATGCGGCCATCTCAAACATGCTACAGCAGAAGCTGATGATGACTCAGAAGGACAAGGAATCTGGGGATTTTAAA AAGCTTCCAACAAGATCTGCTGTCATGAAAAGTTCCAAGAATGAGGAGATCTCGGGAACTCCACATCAATCTGAAGATTCTAAAGAAGGCCACTGGGAGTATCTGGGGAGTGGACTTACCGGCTCTGGCCATGGACGAGGCCGTGGTCGAACTGGTGGTAGGCGAGTGCCAAAAAAGGCAATTGGTTTAAGGGGCAATCCTAGGAAGAAGAGTAGAGTTACAGCCAAAGATAAATTAGTACAGGTGCAAGTACTGAAATGGAAAGGCAGACCACGTGGACGAGGAGGGCGAAAGCGTGGAAATCGGAGCATTAGAGGCAAGGAGACAACGTTTAACAGGATAATTAAGATCGGTGGGGAGAGAACTGGCCCCAAAGACAGTGTCTATTATAAATCACCAGATGACTTGGTTGAGGAGAATTGGAACGTAGGTGAAACTGCGGCAGAAAATGCAAGCGGTTCTGGAAGGTCAGAgtatgaagtggaaaatgggGATGCATCAGGAGATGAATTTGATCATGTGCATGTGGATGACTATGCCGGTGGCTTCAATGGCAAGTCTGATGACTTATTGGAGGGAGGCGAATATAACATGGAGGGTGATGAAGATGATGTCGACAATGAGGTGGATGACGATGAAGGTGAAGGAGCACAGGATTCGGATTTTGATGGTGCAAGATATATCAATGGAGAGTGGGATGAAGAGGAACACATAGCTGATGATGGACAGCAAGACATGGAACTTGGTGAAGGTACCAGATCTTCGTCTTCAGACTATAGTGACTAA